TTTTTTTACTCTTACAACATCAGCAGTAAAATCAGTATTGGTTCCTTCCGCTGAACTGTTTGAAAGCAGCCAGCTTCCTATACCATATATATCCACAGGAACTTGAGATTTTTCAAATCTTTTTATCTTTTCTGGTTTAAAACCACCTGTTGCTATAATTTTAACATTTTCACAGTATTTTTTAGCTCTTTTTCTTTCTTCTCCTCTTAAATTCCATTCTTTATAGGC
Above is a window of Halanaerobiales bacterium DNA encoding:
- a CDS encoding nicotinate phosphoribosyltransferase, with the translated sequence AYKEWNLRGEERKRAKKYCENVKIIATGGFKPEKIKRFEKSQVPVDIYGIGSWLLSNSSAEGTNTDFTADVVRVKKGGEWIDMSKVGREPCDNEKLVKVK